Within Limanda limanda chromosome 1, fLimLim1.1, whole genome shotgun sequence, the genomic segment CTCAATAAATGGGGTTACGTTGTTTGGCCTTATTAAAATAACATGAATCATGATGACTGGCACTGTTCCACATGTTCAGATTTATGTGATTCATGTTGCCTACCCTCTGTTATCCTCCCTCTGTTTCAGGACCCCTACAACATGCTGAAGCCAAAGTGGTACAGTGGCACCAAGGAAGATCCAAACATTGTCCCCTCCATCACAAACAAGAGGATTGTGGGATGTATCTGTAAGTTTCCTTATTAAAATCTCAATTTAGTTCTTGAAGATTTCCGTCATTAAAATCCAATTAAAATGGCAAACCTCAGACAGAAAAAGTAGCTAAAGGATGAAATATAAACGTAACTCTTTGATCGAGAAACGTTATCAAATGTTTGTATGATGATTTATTGTGAACAAAATTATCATAGTTCAGTATTATCGCAGTTTGTGAGATAATCGCAAAAAATTACTGATACACAAATTAGTCATTCCCAAGTGTTATATTGGcgtaatttatataaaaaaaaatgatggtagtattttcatatttatcaaAGGTTGTCAACTTGTTATGTaaagtgaactgtgtgtgtgtgcaaaatgttggacttttttCAACACATAAAAATGGACCTCATAAACCCTCTAGCTTCATGTTTCTTACAACTTGTGCACAAACCAAAAAAATAGTTGACATTGGCagagatagacacacacatttaactaAAGACAAACTAACAGGCCCTGTGtggttttacacattttaaaatttgtaAAAGTCGTCCTGCATGCGAAAAGATGAGAAGTTGAGATGAGATTAGTGAGAACTCGCGATAGCTGTACTTAAGTCTTTAAATAAAAGAAGCTCTATAAAATCGCACTTTTGACTTTATTCAACCCAATCAGGTGGAACGTCAGTGGTGTAATGCATAGTATCAAAAGGACAGCTATGCGTCACTACATTTACCTGTCCTGCTTTttcttttagaaaaaaataacttgtgTCCCAGCCATGCGTTTCATGGTTCTGATCTTGGTCCAGAGTAATGCATTTTTCTCATCATAGGATCAGGTGTGAAGTGAGCTTTGCTTCAGAGCCTCTGTGTCTAACCTTGTCTCGTGTCTGTAGGTGAAGAAGACAACACATCTGTGGTGTGGTTCTGGATTCATGATGGTGAGGCCCAACGCTGCCCGTCCTGTGGTTCCTACTACCAACTGGTGCAATCTGAGATCGCCCACTAATTTATAACAAACCTGTCTTCATTGTAGACTTGTATCACACAACTGTGGCTGCACAGCATTAGCTTCTCCTGGAAATATTCCATCAGAATAAGGTAAAGAAGAATCGGGCAGCGATTATCATTTTCAATCTCCAGGAAATGTATGTAGGATTATTTTTTGCCTCTATTTCCTGGTCCTACATCAATAGCCCTTGTCTGATTGGTCTTTGACTTGTTCTGTCTAAGTACTTGATACACCTGCTAACCTCAGCAGTCTTTGCTTTGCGTGTTACATTTACCAGAGGGATCAGATGTGGTTTGGGACTCAACTGTTTCTTTTAGATCATTTCCATTCAGCTGCCGTTTACATTGACACTTGTACTGTACAATGTTACACTTAATGGTCCACTTACTCCTTTTATTGAACCAATAAAATCCTCAATGTATCAATCCTGACTCTATACCTTTGTTGATCACTCACTGGACTTTTCTATTCTTAATAATGAAATGACTGGTCAAAGCTGAATCACACTGACAGGAATAAGGGCAAATTGACATCTCTTGGAGGAAATGTTAATATGCAAGTGTGAACAAGACAAATTGTGCTTTTGGTTCCCCCTCCCCAAAACCATTTTGTTTGAAATCAACCTGGGGTACACTGTTTTGCGAGGTCTGTGACTTCCTTTAGAGATTAATGCTGAAATTAACAAATTCATGAAGACTCAGTACAAGGATTCGACCCCGTTGATCACCGATGGGATATGAGGGCAAATCTTGCCCCTGATTGAGGTTACTGCCCAGATTAAATTTGGCCACAAAATGGGCTTGTTGTGTCATAAGGGTCTAATACGGCACGGATCAGATGTTTTAGCCTCATCTTTAAGTTTTTTAATGAGAACTCTGGAAGAACATTgtattaaaatcaaaaaaagataTCCATGAACAGATCTAAATACTTAAACTGTAAACTTTCACCACTAAAATTAGTTTTGACATTAAGTTAAAAAAGTAGTGGGGATCTGTTACTTTCAACTTTAGACAATTTTGCCTTCCAAATGAATACAATTCAAAGTGAATGGAGTTGAGGACATTTAGGAGATGGCCCTATGTTTGTCAGTTGACCTTTCAGAGACAAGGCAAATCATTTTTCAGGATTTGGTTTCTTTGAAACCATGAACACGCACTAACATACACTTCAAACTGCTACAGACAAGGTACTCAACATATGACCTGGCAGctgaaatatttttatttcagtggaAGATACAAGTACATTTAATTTTGAGGACTCCAACTGAAATTACTTTAGTAGCAGTTTCTACAAATAAAATCTTGACATGTGAAACAAGTAAAGACAAATCCACCAAAaactggtttgtatgtttgttttaataaaagatTCCATCAGCTCAATTTAAGCTTGTTGTCTGGTTGGTATTGCGCCCTCCAGTGGCAGTAACCAGGGGCTGCAGTGAAGCTGTGGGGTTTTATTCTGGTTTCCCTCTCTTGATGGAAACCTTCACATTCTGGGTTGTGGAGTTGGGAATCTCCTCCTACTCTGCATTTGACCCACTGCCCGCTTTGTCTACTTCAACAAGTTCATTCCCAGTCTCTGTTTCTGTTGCATCTGGTCAAGAGGTGGAAAAACAGAATTAAGCATGGTTTTCCATGTTCACATATGTCTCCCATGTCACTTTGTATGCGGTTTGAAGTGCACATTATAAAATTCAAATCTCAAAGTTATTTTTACCCATAGCAAAAAGGGCTgctcatagatgcactgtatgaatgtgtgtgagaatggcaataaactgtacAGCCACTTTGAGTGGACATCAAACAAGAAAAcctctatataaataaaaaacatttataggTTCTCTACGCTCTAGCTCAAAGGAAGACCACAACTGAATGTACAGGGATTGAATTCCTGTGCAGACATTCATGAAACCCAGATGATTCTTCATAATAACTTTGGTAATTCTCTGACTTTTCCTCTAGCACCATAATTAGGTCAAATATATTTAATCAAGTGCTGTGGTTTATGACAAAATACCTGCATTACAGCAAGATAAACCTCTAAAAATATTATTTGCATGGGTACCCAAATAAACATGTGTGAAATACAAAAGCTGCTTAGAGTTTACATTTGGGACATCACTATTGAAATAGTTCTCAAGCCATTCACTCTTATATCTTTGAGACTCACGAAATATAATCTTCTGAGGCCAAAGCCTGGCCCCTACATCACAACAGCTCTGAACTGTGAACATCCAAGTGTTTGGTTCAGAGAATGGGATGTACTTTATTTTTAAGAATAGTTGTCCCAACTGCTGCCTACAAGTGACATCCCTTGAAGAGGTTTATCAGACTCCATGCGTCTTCCTCTGGAGACGCTAAAGGTTTTACATAAGTGGAAATACACATTGAAGTGGAAAACTATTCAAACTCACCTCTAAGCATTATTTTAAACATCTTACAGTTATATACAGACTACTGATTGCACAGAGGCACACGTTTAAATAGAACAGCTCAGTGTACACCTAAAAAACATGTCCAGTGGCATTGCGTTGTAAGATATCCTGATGATATAAACACTTGCATTTATTTTCAATACTTGCAAACACGGTACTTTAAAGGAGCATAGCAAATAAAATCATGTACAAAGTATGCATAGTGGAAGTGCAACGTTATAAAATGTTCAGAGATGTAAGAAACAAAGAGCACATACCACATTTGTAGAGGTGACGAACTCTCTGGATGTCCAGCTTTGTCATTTGAACCCTCTGTCCCATATCGTTCATAGATTTTAATGGAACGATGGTATCCAGACCGTTTGCTGAAAAAAACcctctgaaaaaataaaatcagttacTTAATCACTTTGGAggacaaatacagaaataaacgTATTTATATGCTTTTTATTTGACACTTTACCTTCCGTAGTGCAGGATGGAATTGATGTCATAAGGCAGATTAAAAGTGTTTCCTTGTTGTATCTTGAAGTTTCTCTGCTTACCTGAAACACAACCATATTGTTTTCACTCAGTAGAGACACAGCATCATCACTACAAAATTCAACAGGAGAGAACACGAAAATCACCTTTCATGATATTATCAGGCAAAATGGTGATGTACTGGTCACGGTCTTTCCTCGTGTGTTCATGATGGAAACCCAACGCGTGAAGAATCTCGTGGACGATGTTACCCATGATACACTGGGGAGCGATAAACACAGGCTGCCCACCGCCAATGATGCCCACATATGAAGCACATCTGGAATACAACAGTTGATGCATATTAAGGCAACAAAAAAACCATCAACCCCAATTTTCAAACCTGACCATGAGAATAGCACACACCCTTTGCCGATCATGAAGTGCATGTGGTCAGCCTCAGTGGTTCTTTTGTGAAAGGTCAGACATGTGTGCTCAGTAACCATGGCGATAGCAGAGAGGATGTCCTCTGTCCGActggctgtaaaaaaaaaaagatttgtgaaCTACAATCAAATCAGCaatctgattttatttaaaaatccaCAGACTGCTAACCTAACTCCGGGCTGATAAGGTATGGTATCTTCTGTGTTGGCCACGTATTTCCCACAGCATTCCTGTCAGACTGTAGGTAAAATAATTGTCCTCAAGTATAAGGAAGTTAGTTAATACAAAGAAATGTCTGCAGAGTGTCCATAGTTTGTCCTGTCTATTGTTGTTAATTCAAGtcctggaggatgaaggagtGGCCATCAGAAGAACTGTGACTTCTGCTGAAAGCTACAAACTGATCGAGTGGCTCAATGTCCAAATAAAACAGAGTGACAGACAAAGAGGGAGGAGGCATAAGAGGGAGAGATACagctgaggggaaaaaaagtacattttctaTTCACTATAAGCAACTGCAGATTTGACCCAGAGTTATACAAGTGAGACCAATGATCCACTTACAATTCTTTTGAAATCTATTACACATATGCAGCAGAACTTAAAAAATCCATGGGGATGGTGCAGGTTGATGTTGGGAAGCGTTTAAAGGTGAAATTGTTGtctgtcaatttttttttttttttgtgtttgtgattttaaaaaggttcagtgtgtaaaatgttgtgacatctagtggttgCATGTTGCTGCTGAACATTTGTCACCTCACCCTCCCAAAGAAtccctgtggtagccttcagttgtcataaaaactaaaaaaaggtgtttagtttgtcaaaGGGGGTCTTAGTAGAGAAGACCCACTCCAGTTGTAgacataaagtatttaaatataaaaggcccCATGCTAGGGTTAATAAAACAATTCATACATTTTAGATGAAAACCACTTGTGAAAATAACTAGgatattttcatattaaatttctgtcaatagagccctttcacctaaatcttacataGTGAACATTCAATACTTGTGGGAAATATTTTCAATCGGTTTCCATAAAGCTGTCAAGTGAGTCATAAAGCAGAGTTTGAACATTGATCAGCCCATAGTGagaaaaatgtctaaaaaaaacagatgttttatttctttagtgACTGTGCTACTCAGCCACTGTGTCCAGTTAAGTTGACAGCAAGTCTTAGCTGAAGCACCTCTGTTAGAAGATTCAACAAAACCGCTCCTGAACACTGCAGATCTGATCGATGGAGCCTATTCCACATAACAGACTACCGGAGAGATTTACTCACCGACAACATTATGTCGCCCTCCAACACTGCATAGTTCTTGGACAGCAGCTCTGCAAGAatgaaggaaaagggaaaaatacaataaatgcaAATTTTAGTTCTTTCTTAGAGGCTTTTCTAATCAGCTACAGATATTAAATTCACTGAACTTTCGTATTTATGATGGCTGTTGACCTTGGTCTATTCAAGAACATATTTTAAAGCAGTTAGTGTGGGCCATGTTATTTGAAGTGGGAagaacatctgctccccgggcgccgtacctggcagcccactgctctgctctgcagtgtgtcctgcaccagatgggtgaaatgcagaggactaatttccccaatgcatgagtgtgtctttgcatgtttgtgcatgtgtgtgggattaataaagtgtatcttatcttatcttaagtAAGTCACATTTTTTTAACCACTGTATAATCTATGAATTAACAGAgttagtttttaaataaatgggTCAAGAAAATACAGGAATATTGAAACACAATTGGAGTGGATTACTCTTGatatatttcttttaaagttTGATTACCTTTGCCTTTAGGAGCCTGGAAAAGACAGGAGTCAGTTCCATGTAATGTTTTTTGCCAGCGATCTTTGATTTGTCCCAATTGTGAAAGCTGCTCTAGTTGTTTAATTGTATAAATTTATGCCGTCTGAAGTTACGGgcatagttgtgtgtgtgtatgagacccacaaattaaagaaattaaataaagctCTCGTTAATTCATGTTGGCAGGTCAGCATTCCAGTCTGGCCTCACCTTGTAATGTCTCTGGGTATGATTCCATATAATCCAATGCTGTGATGAGCCAGTCCTCTTGAAGTACTGTTTAAAGTTtgacaaaagaaacagaaaaactcaCAAATACCAACTCAGTGATGATGCAGGGTTAATGACAATAAATTGTACCTTTGCTAGCTTCAAGAACAGGACTGGAGTTGACTGAAATTCAGCAGATGAGacaaaaatcacacatttgGTTTTCtacacaataaaagtaaaaatgcagCTGCCCACACGGCGATTTCTTACCATCTTTCAGGTTTCCTGCAAATAAAAGTGCAGCGATAAGAAGACTCAACAT encodes:
- the LOC133002038 gene encoding cytochrome c oxidase subunit 5B, mitochondrial, whose translation is MAARLLLRSAFRAASARQAARVPALTRSMAAGGIPTDEEQATGLEKIIMDAMKEGKDPYNMLKPKWYSGTKEDPNIVPSITNKRIVGCICEEDNTSVVWFWIHDGEAQRCPSCGSYYQLVQSEIAH
- the LOC133000604 gene encoding hatching enzyme 1.2-like, with translation MIMEHSCSVMLSLLIAALLFAGNLKDVNSSPVLEASKVLQEDWLITALDYMESYPETLQELLSKNYAVLEGDIMLSSDRNAVGNTWPTQKIPYLISPELASRTEDILSAIAMVTEHTCLTFHKRTTEADHMHFMIGKGCASYVGIIGGGQPVFIAPQCIMGNIVHEILHALGFHHEHTRKDRDQYITILPDNIMKGKQRNFKIQQGNTFNLPYDINSILHYGRGFFSANGLDTIVPLKSMNDMGQRVQMTKLDIQRVRHLYKCASLQPLVTATGGRNTNQTTSLN